The following are encoded together in the Chiroxiphia lanceolata isolate bChiLan1 chromosome 8, bChiLan1.pri, whole genome shotgun sequence genome:
- the HHEX gene encoding hematopoietically-expressed homeobox protein HHEX: protein MQYQPPAAAPAALGVGVPLYAPTPLLQPAHPTPFYIEDILGRGPAAAPAPHSLPAPPPPTLPSPNSSFTSLVSPYRTPVYEPTPVHPAFSHHLAATYGTGAYAGPLYSFPRAVGDYAHALIRQDPLGKPLLWSPFIQRPLHKRKGGQVRFSNDQTIELEKKFETQKYLSPPERKRLAKMLQLSERQVKTWFQNRRAKWRRLKQENPQATKKEEVEGADSHGDQRPESCQTPEQKGKEVSLDGSQYTPSPASQEDLESDVSDDSDQEVDIEGDKGYYNSTH from the exons ATGCAGTACCAGCCGCCGGCCGCGGCGCCGGCGGCCCTGGGCGTCGGCGTCCCGCTGTACGCGCCCACGCCGCTGCTCCAGCCCGCGCACCCCACGCCCTTCTACATCGAGGACATCCtgggccgcggccccgccgccgccccggccccccactccctgcccgccccgccgccgccgacTCTGCCGTCGCCCAATTCCTCCTTCACCAGCCTGGTGTCCCCGTACCGGACCCCTGTCTACGAGCCGACCCCCGTCCACCCGGCCTTCTCCCACCACCTCGCCGCCACCTACGGCACCGGCGCCTACGCCGGGCCCCTCTACTCCTTCCCCCGCGCCGTCGGCGACTACGCGCACGCCCTGATCCGGCAGGACCCTCTGG GGAAGCCGCTGCTATGGAGCCCCTTCATCCAGCGGCCGCTGCACAAGAGGAAAGGGGGGCAGGTCCGCTTCTCCAACGACCAGACCATCGAGCTGGAGAAGAAGTTCGAGACACAGAAATACCTGTCCCCGCCGGAGAGGAAGCGCTTGGCCAAGATGCTGCAGCTCAGCGAGAGGCAG GTCAAAACGTGGTTTCAAAATCGCAGAGCCAAATGGAGGCGCTTAAAGCAG GAGAATCCCCAGGCCACCAAAAAAGAAGAAGTGGAAGGTGCTGACAGTCACGGTGACCAAAGGCCGGAGAGCTGCCAGACTCCTGAGCAGAAGGGTAAGGAGGTCTCTCTGGATGGCTCGCAGTACACCCCCTCGCCGGCCTCCCAGGAGGACCTGGAGTCAGATGTCTCTGATGACTCTGATCAAGAAGTGGACATTGAAGGCGATAAAGGCTATTACAATTCTACCCATTAA